Proteins encoded by one window of Arachis hypogaea cultivar Tifrunner chromosome 1, arahy.Tifrunner.gnm2.J5K5, whole genome shotgun sequence:
- the LOC112791655 gene encoding uncharacterized protein, which produces MKKSSGSAAEKKRVRRSSAAPDPSSDAPLRKQAAKKDVFQVFAEKVRDHKDLVSRWAVLQETRVEYFRGKDFVSFMKNHPELKDVLESDKNLETEDIANTLLAKNLLVRCDRVVKTVRPGKKKLSTWPAHLEIFPEQVFSENDAFFAWTFVKRHPLWQTLLSFFWPVLTLAICLFPVYPHRCKLLILYSCAGILFLILSLLLIRAAMFGVLYIILGKRVWFFPNILAEEATLRELFRFWPKKDEEERPKWTTRIFYAILAVLFILLLRHHAPDEAARARYQKRVSNIIDDVLEWSPSLALSGMMDKQQNVSNATGSPDPASQPNRTAGEHSAPPDGDEDDINTSAEQYNTEVIDNNIDDASEDDKHQHD; this is translated from the exons atgaagaaatcgTCAGGAAGCGCTGCAGAGAAGAAGAGAGTGCGACGTTCCTCCGCCGCACCAGATCCCAGCTCCGACGCCCCTCTTAGG AAACAAGCTGCCAAGAAAGATGTGTTTCAAGTGTTTGCTGAGAAGGTTAGGGACCATAAGGATTTGGTTTCTAGGTGGGCCGTTCTACAGGAGACACGTGTTGAATATTTTAGAGGGAAGGATTTTGTGAGCTTCATGAAAAATCATCCAGAACTCAAAGATGTTCTCGAATCAGACAAGAACTTAGAAACAGAAGATATTGCTAACACTCTACTTGCCAAAAATCTTCTAGTGCGCTGTGATCGCGTAGTAAAAACTGTTCGCCCCGGGAAGAAAAAGCTGTCTACTTGGCCTGCACATTTAGAAATTTTCCCT GAGCAAGTATTTTctgaaaatgatgccttttttGCATGGACATTTGTAAAACGCCATCCACTTTGGCAGACACTCCTATCATTCTTCTGGCCTGTGTTAACATTGGCTATTTGCTTGTTTCCTGTGTATCCTCATCGCTGCAAGCTACTAATACTTTACTCGTGTGCTGGGATCCTTTTTCTAATTCTCTCTCTACTCCTGA TAAGAGCTGCAATGTTTGGTGTACTCTATATTATACTTGGAAAGAGGGTATGGTTTTTCCCGAATATCCTTGCCGAGGAAGCAACACTGCGAGAGTTGTTTAGATTTTGGCCCAAGAAAGATGAAGAGGAAAGACCTAAGTGGACAACTAGGATTTTCTATGCCATACTGGCTGTGCTGTTCATATTGTTGCTGAGGCATCATGCACCTGATGAAGCCGCCAGAGCAAG GTATCAGAAGAGGGTATCTAACATCATTGATGATGTTCTTGAATGGTCTCCAAGTTTAGCCCTGTCTGGAATGATGGATAAGCAACAAAATGTGTCTAATGCCACAGGATCCCCTGATCCTGCCTCACAACCAAACAGAACTGCTGGTGAGCATAGCGCTCCACCTGATGGTGATGAAGATGATATAAATACTTCTGCGGAACAGTATAATACTGAAGTAATTGATAACAACATAGATGATGCAAGTGAAGATGATAAACATCAGCATgattaa